A DNA window from Calliphora vicina chromosome 1, idCalVici1.1, whole genome shotgun sequence contains the following coding sequences:
- the ImpE3 gene encoding uncharacterized protein ImpE3, with translation MNFLQTFYGIFCITFVYVLNTQQVNGANLLNSYLPASMQALAYYIDHLQYEPLSSTTVEPPFSDTTEQSTNKDGSSTTTSTPTTNRPFSSTTSSWWHPPTWWGQPSTTTQKPSQKPTPPHKPALYAPVLSNLLKLPAEGYDIFYELGSTPEGFNNLPLSLIRDIITEINHDDFNNDVESLDNFLRLYDDNYGRATLDADSAMDRWSTTSTAGKKRVPPTKPYVEFLLVYDLLKRDAKSSNLSKYEGYSNELLKDLNELSRMSSQRQLYTLFQRMLDRGDIQRSDVVSRIQGIVKDLGNPKSATVQALRYIPAMPFLP, from the coding sequence atgaattttcttcaaacattttatggGATATTTTGTATAACTTTTGTATATGTTTTAAACACACAACAAGTGAATGGAGCTAACTTACTTAATAGTTATTTGCCAGCATCTATGCAGGCTTTAGCCTACTATATCGATCATCTGCAATATGAGCCGCTATCATCAACAACTGTAGAGCCACCATTTAGCGATACCACCGAGCAAAGTACTAACAAGGATGGTAGCAGCACTACTACATCAACTCCAACAACTAATCGACCTTTTAGTTCTACAACGTCTAGTTGGTGGCATCCCCCTACCTGGTGGGGCCAACCTTCAACTACAACACAGAAACCTAGCCAGAAACCAACGCCACCCCATAAGCCGGCATTATACGCACCCGTATTATCTAACCTATTAAAGCTACCCGCAGAAGGTTATGATATATTCTACGAATTGGGCAGTACACCCGAAGGATTTAATAATTTGCCGCTGTCATTGATACGAGACATAATAACGGAGATAAATCACGATGATTTCAATAATGATGTCGAGTCTTTGGATAATTTCTTGCGTTTATATGATGACAATTATGGTCGTGCCACCTTAGATGCAGATTCAGCTATGGATCGTTggtctactacctcaactgctggCAAAAAACGCGTTCCCCCCACCAAACCTTATGTAGAGTTTTTATTGGTGTATGATCTTCTAAAACGTGATGCTAAATCTTCTAACCTCAGTAAATATGAGGGTTATTCGAATGAACTTTTAAAGGATTTGAATGAATTGTCGCGTATGTCGTCGCAGCGACAACTTTATACACTTTTCCAACGCATGCTCGATCGTGGTGACATTCAACGCAGTGATGTTGTATCACGCATCCAAGGCATTGTTAAAGATTTGGGTAATCCAAAAAGTGCCACCGTTCAAGCGCTTCGTTATATTCCTGCTATGCCGTTTTTaccttaa
- the LOC135963692 gene encoding glutathione-specific gamma-glutamylcyclotransferase 2 — MSFVPEIEDIYNEKFKQLVEIQDSQKVDITKAHNQIRSELSHQPDSPDDIWIFGYGSLIWKVDFPCIDWQRGYICGYLRRFYQHSIDHRGVKVKPGRVVTLIPAKPEDRVYGVAYRVAAKDKDVVIKHLDFREKNGYERCSVPFHVFSEEPNKKCIDIVIYIATPENESWAGSEEDSKIDKIAEQIFSSAGPSGRNRDYLFNLSLAMLNLFPGVHDDHLVELEAAVRARIEKDEVKLLEKAIKNELATCMQYIQQETSKDTNGCNITKTSYTLFTIKVDHLVKFCSKIGWREYFLTKELYSIHSLNLWGDEDRRQS; from the coding sequence ATGTCTTTCGTTCCTGAAATTGAAGATATTTATAATGAGAAATTCAAACAGTTGGTGGAAATCCAAGACTCGCAAAAGGTGGATATCACAAAAGCTCATAATCAAATTCGGAGTGAATTAAGTCATCAACCAGACAGTCCGGATGACATTTGGATATTCGGTTATGGCTCATTAATATGGAAAGTGGATTTTCCTTGTATTGATTGGCAACGTGGTTACATTTGTGGCTACTTAAGACGCTTTTACCAACACAGTATTGATCACAGGGGTGTTAAAGTAAAGCCTGGACGTGTTGTAACACTAATACCGGCCAAACCCGAAGATCGCGTTTATGGGGTTGCATATCGTGTGGCAGCCAAGGATAAAGATGTTGTTATTAAACATTTAGATTTTCGGGAGAAAAATGGTTATGAACGTTGTAGTGTACCATTTCATGTGTTTTCCGAAGAACCCAACAAAAAGTGTATAGATATAGTTATCTATATAGCAACACCTGAAAACGAGTCCTGGGCTGGCAGTGAAGAAGATagtaaaattgataaaatagCTGAACAAATTTTTAGCTCGGCTGGGCCAAGTGGTAGGAATCGTgactatttatttaatttgagcTTAGCCATGCTCAATCTGTTTCCCGGCGTTCATGATGACCACTTAGTGGAATTAGAGGCTGCAGTGAGAGCACGAATAGAAAAAGATGAAGTAAAACTCTTGGAAAAGGCTATCAAAAATGAACTAGCCACTTGTatgcaatatattcaacagGAGACATCAAAGGATACTAACGGCTGTAATATAACAAAGACCTCCTACACATTGTTTACTATTAAAGTCGATCATTTAGTAAAGTTTTGTTCGAAAATTGGTTGGCGCGAATATTTTCTTACTAAAGAACTTTATTCTATACATTCCTTAAATTTATGGGGCGATGAGGATCGAAGACAATcgtaa